The DNA segment GCTAGCTAGCTTGCTTGCGGGCCTACATACATACATACATACATACGCACATACATACATACATACATACGCACATACATACATACGTACATACGCACATACATACATACGAACATACATACATGTATACATACTTGCTAGCTAGCTAGCATGAATTTAATGCAAGGATAATAGGATGGGATTTGAACTTATTTACATGCTAGCAGGCCTTGTTGTATGAGCTTTCTATCGACCTTATTTCACAGCATATTGATAGAATGCAAAGTGTAATTCGATATGGAAAAGTTCAAGCTTTAGCAGATTCAAACCAAATGCGACAAAAATGTAGTATTTATGTAAAAAAATACAATTGTATAATTGGATTATAGCAAAACAACCTTTCAATTTCTACCATATTTCAATAAAAGGATGATAGCATTCCTTTTTCTATTCTTCTATTACGCAAAATATTTCACGATCTCCACATATATAAGTATAAATCATAAAAAACATTATTATATAGAAATTTCCATCTTAACACTGTAATGTATAAAGAAGAGAGGTTAAAGTGGGTGAAATGTAACATTTTATTTAAAAGCCGTGTTTAGCTTTATTTAAATTACATTGCGAGTTGTATTATTACATGGAATGAACTAGACAGTATGATTTAAGGTATACAGCTTATAGATTTTTATTGGGATCACGATAAAGAAGTGTTTTTCATCGTTTATAATATGACACTAACTAGATTATTTTTTGGCGCAATCGGGATGGGTTTTAAAAGAACACTAGATTATTGAGAGGGATGTGAGGGGGATTGTCATTGTCATATTCTAGTTACGGTAGGATCAGAGCATTTTTTTTGCTTCTCGTTTTAGTTATATTGACTACGGCCACGTTATCAGGTTGTCAAGTAAATGATCCACCGGATAGTAAAATAGATAGTGATATAGAGATCGTCTCTAAAGAATTAATAGAAGTGCCTGGTCAAAATCCGAATATTGATATATACAAATTATTTTATAAAAGTGATGATATCAAAGTCTTAGCTTATCTGACGGTTCCCAAGGCTCCCGGAAAATATCCGCTGGTTGTTCATCTTCACGGGGGATACGCTCTTGAACGCAAGGAACTTTCTCATAACAACGATTTTGGTTTTACGTTCGGTTTTAAATATATGAGTGACGAAGTGGTTTACTTGTACCCGCTCTATCGGGGATATTTGGAGAGCGATGGCCACGTGCAAGGCATTGCGGAGAATACACGGGATGCAGATAATGCAATTAAAGTGGCGATCTCCACCGGAAGGGTTAAACCGGATTCGGTATACCTGCTTGGTGCATCAATGGGTGGCGGCGTAGCTTTAAGATTAGCTTCTGAGCGGCAGGACGTAAAAGCAGTTGTCGGTCTGAGTCCTTTTGTGGGCTGGGATGTAAATTTACGCTGGCTCGACGAACATCCCGACGTAACTTCCCCTGAGATCGTAGAGGAAAACAGAAAACTGGCGGAATATGTAAGATTCGGTTTGATTAATGTTAATCCTGAATCAAAAGGAGATTATTCGATACTGGATCGAATTCCCGATATTCAGGCTCCGGTACTTCTGTTGCAAGGGACTGCCGATGAAAGTCTCATTTGGCAAACGGTGCAAGATTTTGCAGATGATATGGAAGAGGCAGGTAAAACCGTGAAGCTTGTTTTGTACCCAGATGGTAATCATGGCTTAGATGATATGTATGAAGACCAGAGGAACCAAGAAGTGATGCAATGGCTTCATACATATGGCTTACCCAAATCATTTGTCTTGCAGTAGGAGTTAGTCGGTAAACTAACTAGCA comes from the Paenibacillus lentus genome and includes:
- a CDS encoding alpha/beta hydrolase family protein, with the protein product MSYSSYGRIRAFFLLLVLVILTTATLSGCQVNDPPDSKIDSDIEIVSKELIEVPGQNPNIDIYKLFYKSDDIKVLAYLTVPKAPGKYPLVVHLHGGYALERKELSHNNDFGFTFGFKYMSDEVVYLYPLYRGYLESDGHVQGIAENTRDADNAIKVAISTGRVKPDSVYLLGASMGGGVALRLASERQDVKAVVGLSPFVGWDVNLRWLDEHPDVTSPEIVEENRKLAEYVRFGLINVNPESKGDYSILDRIPDIQAPVLLLQGTADESLIWQTVQDFADDMEEAGKTVKLVLYPDGNHGLDDMYEDQRNQEVMQWLHTYGLPKSFVLQ